A region of the Enoplosus armatus isolate fEnoArm2 chromosome 8, fEnoArm2.hap1, whole genome shotgun sequence genome:
CCAGACAAGAACAACCTCAACATTTAAAGATCTCTACAGCAGCAAGAAATGTTAATGCTAAATATCACTTATGATAAGATGGCTAACCATTTCATTTGCCACTGTAGTTTCAGGCACTTTTCCCCCCCATACTTGTACGCCTAATGGCATCCAAATCAGAAGAGTTACTACACAATAAGTACTGCAGTCACGTTAATACCGTCTGGCACATGTAGAAACATCTATTCACATACTTAGAGTCACAATGGTTGGATTTCCCCATCCTGTCAAACCACTACTATCGGTTACCTTCCATTGACTTACAATGGCgcacaggtgttttcaggtATAACAGATACAGTAACAAATCTCTTTGGGTTAGATTTGAtgagccatttaaaaaaaagataggAGAAAGTAAAATACCTGAGAACTGAAAAATACGACGACAACTAGCCAGACTATTGAGGAATAAATTCCAGtgcattttacaaaaacatatccCTGGGTAACgacatgaaacataaaaaaaaaacacatttgccatAAATAATATGTTTCCATACAGTGTGTATATCAGCACAGTCTGATAACAGCTGCCGCAAGAGTCTgaactcattttgtttgtattcaaGAACAAGATAAATATATTAAAGtacaaataatgaatgaacataAATTAAAGGCCACTTCCTTCTAACAacagactaaaactaaaattgcGTTTTCCATCCACAATCTGCAGTACCATGTTTCAGTGTAACGGCTAAAAACGCTTCAATGTCACAGTGGGGTTTAAAAAGGCATTTACAAAATCAACAGTATGGTTCTTTGTCATGTATGATAAATACTATACAGGCTGTGTGTATAGTAATACGAAAGGTGCAGGAGAAGAGttttccacaaacacaaacatcacagcgtacatttcatttaaatagaGGTTAAGAATACTAGGACGTACCAAAGATCAGGGTCACGagaaaccaaaataaaagcacaattaACGTGCTCATTGAACGTCTCTAACATAGAGCGCATGGCCGGATCGACATCCGAACGTCACACGAAACAAACGCTTAAAACACATTCAGGGAGACCCACATGCCAACGAGTGTAAACTAGTTATTCttcgattgacagaaaataaatagtaCCAGAATTAATTGTTTCAAACACCACAGCTTATAAACTGGTcgatccaacacacacacacacacacagctctgattCAAAGTCCTAATTACTTTACCACACACACTTGCTGATGTTATTAATGAAACCACCGGAGTGTAGGATATCACCGTACCCAGACTAACCCTGCTGCACCAGTCTGCGGTAGTGTGGCATGACCTTGCTCTCGGGCAGGTAAAGTCCCATCTCCAAGGCAACCAGCACCGGGAACTCCAGAGGAATCAACTCTCGTCTGTTTATTCGGAAACGCTCCTCCAGCTTCTGCTCGACCgcagggagaaaaacagaggaagagtttAAAGGAATACATGTTATTATGTGGTCTAAAAAAGAGAAGGATCATACACACGGAAATATTAAAGTGTTGGAGTGTTTCATGTTTCACCGCCTGTTTGATGCTCATACATCCAATAGAAATGTTTATGCTGTCAATAGTGATGTTGATGATTTGTGAAAAATGGACAGTTGTGAATTGCAATTTCTTGTAGGCAGGGAtatcaaaatgaattataaatTAATTTACACTATAGATGAATCCACGACCgctaaatgaatgtaaactaGCTCAtgttaaagttataatccttaatattttaatgaaatctCTTTTTGatactgtttatgtttttcagCAATAGGCACTGaatttatttacattctgtaattacctctctatatAATAGTTTTCAGTTGACggtttactgttcactctcctaCAGATGTATCACAGCTGTATTACGTTACTGCTTTTCGTACTGGTGTCAGTTCACATTAACGcagaggcttttattgtgaagcagtcacaggaaactCACTCAATTGaatttttcaatttcagttgGACTATGACAACATGGGTTTGACTGCACtataaacagacacaccagTTCATCTTGTGCATCACCAAATCAATCCCGACTGAAATCTTAAAGCCAGTCAGTGTGCAGCATGATGACGACTCCATTCTTCTACATTAACCAGTTTAAATAATTCAGCTTTTAtctacagtgtgtttctgtctacAGCGTGTTTCCTGTCCTGTTGAAAGAATAATGTTTGGTAAATAACACTGAGCTGGGTACGACATGTGTTACAGGTTTTTCCGCCCTTCTCTTATTAGCATGAGGCGGGTGACAGGTTACATGtcctgctctgttttctgtggAAACTTTACTCACATCAAGGAGCTGTTTGACTTCTGGCTTCCTCAGATCACTGCTGATCTTTGCAGCCAGCAGCACGCACGCCGCCGCCACCAGCTTCCTGTTCTGCTTGTTGAGGCGACCCTGCAGCACCAGCTTctcaaagtaaacaaaagccATCGCCGTAGTGACCGGCTGCAGACCGAACTCCTCGCTCACGGCCCGCATATCCCTCTTGAGGCTAgtggagaaaaggggagaaggCACAGTTACCCATCAGGTTTCTGAGAAACTGACTTGTttgaaacagattaaaaaccACAAGGAAATGTGAGAGCGCGCAACAAGGTTCAACCTTCAAAAGGGCTCTTTGAGGAGAATTTGAGGATCCAAGGGGCAATGCAATGAATCCATACCTTCTTATCTTGCTCAGAGTCAGCTTGATGTGAGGAAACTTCTCCCTGAAAGTCTCATTCATGTCCTTCTTCAGGTCAGATGGTTTCACATACTCAATAACAGTTGTCTGCAgaggtgaaaaacaaacagaacagaagtgCCTCCTGTCAGCATGAACTATAGCTACAATAAAGCTTCACAGTTTGGCTTATAAAATGTCTCTGTAAGGAtcgtttaacacacacacacacacacacacacacacacacacacacacacatacacatacacactagaGGTTACAGTCTTGTGACATGATCTACTCAGCAGCAATAAAATCATGTGAGTGAAcataatgaatgtattttactCTCTAATGGGGCTGGAGGTCAGTTCAGAGCAGGCTATATATATCAGAACAATTAACACGTCAAATTAAACTGTCTTTGATttctgaaacaaataaaaacggTTCATGTGAGACGATAAGTGTTTACATGCAGcatggctttcttttttttggtgtgtgtgtgtctcactgagAAAGTGTCTCAGTTAAACAGCCAAATGTTCAGCAGTGGAAACCGACttatttattacaattatttattACCTGGACCCGATAAGTGGCAGAAAATTGATTAACCAATGAAAAATTATTTTTGCTAAACTCTTAATTTGCCCACTATGTGTCGATGAGCTTTCAGCTACTTTAGCCTGCAGTAGTGACAATGTTTGCTACACGTCTGATGGTGTTGACTGCCTACAATCTgatacacaaacattttttaactAATGTTACTGCCTACAACAGACAAGacttttgtaaattaaatttaagAGTTTTTAAATCCCTTCTTAGGCCTTTGAAGAAACCGAAATCAATGCTATGCAGATACCCTGTAGTTTCATCTCATTATCATGGGATTATTACATCAAAGACGTATTGCTACATGtaattttctctcctttcactcGCCCGTTCTGCTGTTACTCTCCCTGTCTGCAGTCTTAAtcatacacacatgtacttGAAAAAGCTGAATAGAAACATGGTTATACATGGTAGAGAAATCGCTGTTCAACAGGAGAAACCAAGTTACTATAATCCCTTGTCGTTTACATGATTAAGAAATCATCTTCCAGGAGAAAGACGACCGTAACTGAAAAGAACGAACTCTTACCACGTATGATGCAAATATGAGAACCCTCTTGTGTCTCCCACAGGGCCACTGAGGGTCACTGAGCAGGTTAGGATCGTACTCTACCACCTCCTCTatacctgaaaaacacaaaaaaaacagtacgTTAAACAGCGAagaagcaggtgtgtgtctgttgtgtccATCACCCTAAATTGGAGCCGTACATGGTTCCTGTGCCACACTGTTGTTCAGACGAGCAGGGGTGAAGTTCCTCTGCCCGTTGCCACGGAAACGCGACTGAGGGGTCTGAGCAGCGCAGCTCTCTGGCGCGCCGCCACTCTTCTGTCTCACCAATGCATTGGTCGCATAAAGGAACTGAGCGTACGACACCgtctgaggaggaaaaatgagacaaatcaaGCTGGTTTATCTGAGTAATGGgagtatttctgtttctcatcATAGTACTATATATCAGATACACATTTACCTTGCCACAGGCGCCAAGCTCCACACCTTCCAGGGAAGGAAGTAGGTCAACGGCCACCACAGAAGACAGCCTTTGTCTCTGAGCCTCCAGCTTAGGGTCACTGTTCAGAAAGAGTCACatttatgtcattttcactACACAATGAACGCACACTGCCCTTTCctgagaatgatgatgatgatgatgatgatggatcAGACAGGAGggtaatgaaaacataaaagcGAGGGTGGGTGGGTGCTCTCTGCTTAGGATGGTGCTTTCTTTGTACCTGAGGTGAGCACTCTCTCCATAGGGCAGCACTGAGAAAGCAGCATATAGCGACCGCTTGGCACAAATCAGCACGATCCTGCAGGACACAGCAAGTACAGGCAGACAAAACAGATGGTGTGTCAGTCTACAAGCAACAGCTACAGTCACTGCTACTCAACAGCTACTGTACACACGAT
Encoded here:
- the cables2a gene encoding CDK5 and ABL1 enzyme substrate 2, with amino-acid sequence MATAVCGLQSTGSTSKPAKTHREHRRRAKDSRRRQAALLFLTNISLDGRPQCQLSDGNTDQKAAEEHRLGDRDGGATVVPLPADSQGPVAQVTELPAAGSGSSSSFPGVVSPTRPSLVMSPGPAGTSVVGANEVFLEGSSAAETLTLTPDTPLSPVPTGHQPCSRVRSMPAALSPVPASNALDSRQRLRNVSGSPGPKVPKKVHFIKSMRQYDTRGCRIVLICAKRSLYAAFSVLPYGESAHLSDPKLEAQRQRLSSVVAVDLLPSLEGVELGACGKTVSYAQFLYATNALVRQKSGGAPESCAAQTPQSRFRGNGQRNFTPARLNNSVAQEPCIEEVVEYDPNLLSDPQWPCGRHKRVLIFASYVTTVIEYVKPSDLKKDMNETFREKFPHIKLTLSKIRSLKRDMRAVSEEFGLQPVTTAMAFVYFEKLVLQGRLNKQNRKLVAAACVLLAAKISSDLRKPEVKQLLDKLEERFRINRRELIPLEFPVLVALEMGLYLPESKVMPHYRRLVQQG